The following proteins come from a genomic window of Chanos chanos chromosome 15, fChaCha1.1, whole genome shotgun sequence:
- the LOC115828922 gene encoding protocadherin gamma-A11-like — protein MRRKGSFQIWPLRIVITFMSAHLATGQIRYSIPEEMTVGSFVGDIGTDLGLDPKRLVSGKARVFTAGDSEYVGLDKEKGHLIVKQRIDREQLCGEVSICSTSFNVILENPMELHRVIVEILDINDNSPVFPRGEMQVEISEGSPPGARFSLEGAIDPDVGINTLQKYTLHPTDHFNLNLQSGTDGSKNVEMVLQTALDREKKTNHYLTLTAVDGGKPQRSGTIKIHILVLDVNDNLPVFSQSTYKTSVIENAAKGTLVTTVSATDADESSHNIQYYFEHPSATVKALFAISSESGEVRVTGDIDYEKYKQFKIKVTAKDHGGLTDSSVILIDVIDVNDNTPKINIMSFSGALPEDAGLGTVVAMINVQDLDSGDNGRVTCSIDRHLPFKIESSLTNEYNLVTDSTLDREHTQEYNITITAADGGSPSLSTKETLTLKISDVNDHAPQFEQQTYNVYVLENNSPSVSIISVKAEDADWGPNARVSYFIADGHLNGHPVTSYVSINSDSGVIYAVKSFDFEQLKSFKIQVKAQDGGSPPLSSNTTLNIFIQDQNDNAPQILYPVQTSSSVVAEMVPRSADVGYLVSKVVAVDVDSGQNAWLSYKLQKATDRALFEVGAQNGEIRTVRQVTDKDAVKHRLTVVVEDNGQPSRSATVIVNVAVADSFPEVISEFTNFNHDTTYSDNLTFYLILALAVVSVLFIFSLFAIISVKIYRWRQNRLFYKSAPNLPVIPYYPPVYADGTLQRVYNYEMCGTTDSRMSDIKFVRPYSQNTLVNMSRAGTVQREKKEQEDADLSFENLRTFWLFGSRSDRGRAAKTL, from the exons atgagaagaaaaggctCGTTTCAAATATGGCCATTGCGCATCGTCATTACATTTATGTCGGCTCATCTGGCGACGGGACAGATCCGCTACTCTATTCCCGAGGAAATGACCGTAGGATCTTTTGTTGGAGACATTGGCACGGACCTTGGGCTGGACCCGAAAAGACTGGTTTCAGGGAAAGCACGAGTTTTTACCGCTGGCGACAGTGAGTATGTTGGACTGGATAAAGAGAAAGGGCATTTGATCGTGAAACAAAGGATAGACCGTGAGCAATTATGCGGGGAAGTGTCCATTTGTAGTACCAGCTTTAATGTGATATTAGAAAATCCGATGGAGCTTCATCGTGTAATTGTGGAAATACTCGATATCAACGACAACAGCCCCGTATTTCCAAGGGGTGAAATGCAGGTGGAAATTAGTGAGGGATCCCCTCCGGGAGCGCGCTTTTCTTTAGAGGGTGCAATAGATCCAGATGTTGGTATAAATACCTTACAGAAATATACATTGCATCCAACCGATCATTTTAATCTAAACCTTCAAAGTGGGACTGATGGCAGTAAAAACGTAGAGATGGTTCTTCAAACCGCTCTCGACCGAGAAAAGAAAACGAACCATTACTTAACGCTTACTGCTGTCGACGGTGGAAAACCTCAAAGATCAGGAACTATAAAAATCCACATTTTGGTTCTCGATGTTAACGATAATCTACCTGTTTTCAGCCAGTCGACATACAAGACATCTGTCATTGAAAATGCGGCGAAAGGGACTCTTGTCACAACAGTGAGCGCAACGGACGCGGATGAGTCAAGTCATAATATTCAATATTATTTTGAACATCCAAGTGCGACCGTAAAAGCTTTATTTGCTATCAGTTCTGAATCAGGTGAGGTTCGGGTCACAGGGGACATAGATTACGAGAAATACAAGCAATTTAAGATTAAAGTAACAGCTAAAGATCACGGAGGCTTGACTGATTCAAGTGTAATTTTGATTGATGTTATTGATGTAAATGATAACACGcccaaaataaatattatgtcGTTTTCTGGTGCTCTTCCTGAGGACGCAGGTCTCGGCACAGTTGTCGCCATGATCAATGTCCAAGATCTTGACTCTGGCGACAATGGTAGGGTCACGTGCTCTATAGATCGTCACCTTCCATTTAAAATAGAATCGTCGCTAACGAATGAATACAATCTGGTGACGGATTCAACACtggacagagaacacacacaggaatacaaCATAACCATAACTGCAGCTGATGGAGGCAGCCCCTCCCTTTCAACTAAAGAGACACTAACCTTAAAAATATCAGATGTTAATGACCATGCACCTCAGTTTGAGCAGCAAACTTATAATGTATATGTTCTTGAAAACaattctccatctgtctctatCATTTCTGTTAAAGCAGAGGATGCTGACTGGGGACCAAATGCCAGAGTATCTTATTTCATAGCTGATGGTCATTTAAATGGACACCCTGTAACATCATATGTGTCAATAAATTCAGACAGTGGGGTCATTTATGCTGTGaaatcatttgattttgaacaattaaaatcattcaaaatacaagtgaaagCTCAAGACGGGGGCTCACCCCCTCTAAGCAGCAATacaacactgaatattttcatcCAAGACCAGAATGACAATGCACCTCAGATTCTATACCCTGTGCAGACAAGCAGCTCAGTGGTAGCTGAAATGGTGCCTCGTTCAGCAGATGTTGGCTACCTTGTCAGTAAAGTTGtggctgttgatgtggactctggacagaatgcctggctctcctataaactacagaaagccacagacagggctctgtttgaagttggagcacagaatggagaaatcagaacagtgcgtcaggtcactgataaagatgctgtgaaacacagactcactgttgtgGTGGAAGATAATGGACAACCCTCTCGTTCAGCTACAGTCATTGTCAATGTTGCCGTGGCCGACAGTTTCCCAGAGGTCATCTCAGAGTTCACCAACTTTAACCATGACACAACATACAGTGAcaatctgactttttatttaattttggctCTGGCCGTGGTATCAgtactcttcattttctcactatttgccatcatttcagtcaaaatctaTAGATGGAGGCAGAACAGGTTATTTTATAAATCTGCACCAAATCTACCAGTGATTCCATATTACCCACCGGTCTATGCTGATGGTACTTTACAGCGCGTGTATAATTACGAGATGTGTGGAACAACTGATTCCAGGATGAGTGACATCAAGTTTGTCAGGCcttacagtcagaacacactggTGAATATGAGCCGTGCAggaactgtacagagagaaaagaaagaacaggaggatGCAGATCTGTCCTTCGAG AATCTGCGTACATTCTGGCTGTTTGGTTCTCGAAGTGACAGAGGCAGAGCTGCAAAAACTCTCTGA
- the LOC115828923 gene encoding protocadherin gamma-A11-like produces the protein MALMWAHLVTGQIRYSIPEEMTAGSFVGDIGADLGLEPKRLVSGKARVFTAGGSEYVGLDREKGHLIVKERIDREQLCGESSTCTISFNVILENPMELHRVIVDILDVNDNSPVFPRGEIQLEITEVSPPGARFSLESAIDPDVGINTLQKYTLHPTDYFNLNIQSRADGSKNVEMVLQTALDREKKTNHYLTLTAVDGGKPQRSGTVKIHVLVLDVNDNVPVFSQSTYKTSVIENAAKGTLVTTVSATDADESSHNIQYYFEHSSATVKALFAIDSESGEVRVTGDIDYEKYKQFKIKVTAKDHGGLTDSTVILIDVIDVNDNTPKINIMSFSSALPEDVGLGTVVAMINVQDLDSGDNGRVTCSIDRHLPFKIESSLTNEYNLMTDSTLDREQTQEYNITITAVDRGSPSLSSKEIITLKISDVNDHAPQFGQQTYSVYVLENNSPSVSIISVKAEDADWGPNARVSYFIADGDLNGEPITSYVSINSDSGVIYAAKSFDFEQLKSFKIQVKAQDGGSPPLSSNTTLNIFIQDQNDNAPQILYPVQTSSSVVAEMVPRSADVGYLVTKVVAVDVDSGQNAWLSYKLQKATDRALFEVGAQNGEIRTVRQVTDKDAVKHRLTVVVEDNGQPSRSATVIVNVAVADSFPEVISEFTNFNHDTTHSDNLTFYLILALAVVSVLFIFSLIAIISVKIYRWRQNRLFYKSAPNLPVIPYYPPVYADGTLQRVYNYEMCGTTDSRMSDIKFVRPYSQNTLVNMSRAGTVQREKKEQEEDADLSFEVRNSFFVLTDLAFSCFHCSHFGPHLLLKLNSLCLDF, from the coding sequence ATGGCGTTAATGTGGGCTCATCTCGTAACGGGACAGATCCGCTACTCGATTCCCGAGGAAATGACAGCAGGATCTTTTGTTGGAGATATTGGCGCGGACCTTGGGCTTGAGCCGAAGAGACTGGTTTCAGGGAAAGCACGAGTTTTCACCGCTGGCGGCAGTGAGTATGTTGGACTGGATAGGGAGAAAGGGCATTTAATCGTCAAAGAAAGAATAGACCGTGAGCAGTTATGCGGGGAATCGTCGACTTGTACTATCAGCTTCAATGTGATATTAGAAAACCCGATGGAGCTTCATCGCGTAATTGTGGATATACTGGACGTCAACGACAACAGCCCTGTATTTCCACGGGGTGAAATACAACTGGAAATTACTGAGGTGTCGCCTCCTGGAGCACGCTTTTCTTTAGAGAGTGCGATAGATCCAGATGTTGGTATAAATACCTTACAGAAATATACATTGCATCCAACTGATTATTTTAATCTAAACATTCAAAGTAGAGCAGACGGAAGCAAAAATGTAGAGATGGTTCTTCAAACCGCTCTAGATcgagaaaagaaaaccaaccaTTACTTAACCCTTACTGCTGTCGACGGCGGAAAACCTCAGAGATCAGGAACTGTAAAAATTCATGTTTTAGTTCTTGATGTGAACGATAATGTCCCTGTTTTCAGCCAGTCGACATACAAGACATCTGTCATTGAAAATGCGGCGAAAGGGACTCTTGTCACAACAGTAAGCGCAACGGATGCGGATGAGTCAAGTCATAATATTCAATATTATTTTGAACATTCAAGTGCtactgtaaaagctttatttgcTATCGATTCTGAATCAGGTGAGGTTCGAGTAACAGGGGATATAGATTACGAGAAATACAAGCAGTTTAAGATTAAAGTAACTGCTAAAGATCATGGAGGCTTAACCGATTCAACTGTAATTTTGATTGATGTCATCGATGTAAATGATAACACGcccaaaataaatattatgtcATTTTCTAGTGCTCTACCCGAGGACGTAGGTCTTGGCACAGTTGTTGCCATGATCAATGTCCAAGATCTTGACTCTGGCGACAATGGTAGGGTCACGTGTTCTATAGATCGTCACCTTCCATTTAAAATAGAATCGTCCTTAACAAACGAGTACAATCTGATGACGGATTCAACActggacagagaacagacacaagaATATAATATAACAATAACTGCAGTTGATAGAGGCAGTCCATCCCTTTCAAGTAAAGAGATTATAACCTTAAAAATATCAGATGTCAATGACCATGCACCCCAGTTCGGACAACAAACGTATAGCGTATATGTTCTTGAAAACAATTCTCCGTCTGTCTCTATCATTTCTGTTAAAGCAGAAGATGCTGACTGGGGACCAAACGCTAGAGTGTCTTATTTCATTGCTGATGGAGATTTAAATGGAGAACCTATAACATCATATGTGTCAATAAattcagacagtggagtcaTTTATGCTGCAAAGtcatttgattttgaacaactaaaatcattcaaaatacaagtgaaagCTCAAGATGGGGGCTCACCCCCTCTAAGCAGCAATACAACACTCAATATTTTCATCCAAGACCAGAACGACAATGCACCTCAGATTCTATACCCTGTGCAGACAAGCAGCTCAGTGGTAGCTGAAATGGTGCCTCGTTCAGCAGATGTTGGCTACCTCGTCACTAAAGTTGtggctgttgatgtggactctggacagaatgcctggctctcctataaactacagaaagccacagacagggctctgtttgaagttggagcacagaatggagaaatcagaacagtgcgtcaggtcactgataaagatgctgtgaaacacagactcactgttgtgGTGGAAGATAATGGACAACCCTCTCGTTCAGCTACAGTCATTGTCAATGTTGCCGTGGCCGACAGTTTCCCTGAGGTCATCTCAGAGTTCACCAACTTTAaccatgacacaacacacagtgacaatctgaccttttatttaattttggctctggctgtggtttcagtactcttcattttctcactaattgccatcatttcagtcaaaatctaTAGATGGAGGCAGAACAGGTTATTTTATAAATCTGCACCAAATCTACCAGTGATTCCATATTACCCACCAGTCTATGCCGATGGTACTTTACAGCGTGTGTATAATTACGAGATGTGTGGAACAACTGATTCCAGGATGAGTGACATCAAGTTTGTCAGGCcttacagtcagaacacactggTGAATATGAGTCGTGCAggaactgtacagagagaaaagaaagaacaggaggaggatGCTGATCTGTCCTTCGAGGTGAGAAattctttctttgtcttgaCTGATTTGgcattttcctgttttcactgtAGTCACTTTGGTCCTCATTTACTTTTGAAGCTGAATAGCTTGTGTTTGGATTTTTGA
- the LOC115828925 gene encoding protocadherin gamma-A11-like, with amino-acid sequence MRRKGWFQIWPLHIVMVLTLSLHLVAGQIRYSIPEEMTVGSFVGNIGTDLGLDPKRLVSGKARVFTAGGSDYIGLDREKGHLIVKERIDREQLCGELLACSVSFNVILENPMELHRVIVEILDINDNSPVFPKGEKEFEISEGSPPGARFSLESAIDPDVGINALQKYTLHPTDHFNLNIQSRADGSKNVEMVLQTALDREKKTNHYLMLTAVDGGKPQRSGTVKIHVLVLDANDNVPVFSQSSYKTSVVENAAKGTLVTTVSATDADESSHNIRYSFEHPSASVKALFAIDSESGEVRVTGEIDYERFKQFKIKVTAQDHGGFTDSSEILIDVIDVNDNAPKITIMSFSSDLPENAGIGTVVAMINVQDLDSGDNGRVTCSIDRNLPFKIESSLTNEYNLMTDSTLDREQTQEYNITITAVDRGSPSLSSKEIITIKISDVNDHAPQFQQQTYNAYVQENNSPSVSIISVKAEDADWGPNARVSYLINDGELNGAPLTSYVSINSDSGVIYAVKSFDFEQLKSFKVQVKAQDGGSPPLSSNTTLNIFIQDQNDNAPQILYPVQTSSSVVAEMVPRSADVGYLVTKVVAVDVDSGQNAWLSYKLQKATDRALFEVGAQNGEIRTVRQVTDKDAVKHRLTVVVEDNGQPSRSATVIVNVAVADSFPEVISEFTNFNHDTTYSDNLTFYLILALAVVSVLFIFSLIAIISVKIYRWRQNRLFYKSAPNLPVIPYYPPVYADGTLQRVYNYEMCGTTDSRMSDIKFVRPYSQNTLVNVSRAGTVQREKKDQEEDADLSFEFFPVPYTIICRAHSNTSD; translated from the exons atgagaagaaaaggctGGTTTCAAATATGGCCATTGCACATCGTCATGGTGTTGACATTGTCGCTTCATCTAGTAGCGGGACAGATCCGCTACTCTATTCCCGAGGAAATGACTGTAGGATCTTTTGTTGGAAATATTGGCACGGACCTTGGGCTGGACCCTAAAAGACTGGTTTCGGGAAAAGCACGGGTTTTCACTGCAGGCGGAAGCGATTACATTGGACTggatagagagaaagggcaTTTAATCGTCAAAGAAAGAATAGATCGTGAACAGTTGTGTGGGGAACTGCTGGCTTGCAGTGTCAGCTTCAATGTGATATTAGAAAATCCGATGGAGCTTCATCGCGTAATTGTGGAAATACTGGACATCAACGACAACAGCCCCGTATTTCCAAAGGGTGAGAAAGAATTTGAGATTAGCGAGGGATCCCCTCCGGGAGCACGCTTTTCTTTAGAGAGTGCGATAGATCCAGATGTTGGTATAAATGCTTTGCAGAAATATACGCTCCATCCAACTGATCATTTTAATCTTAACATTCAAAGTAGAGCAGATGGCAGTAAAAATGTAGAGATGGTTCTTCAAACCGCGCtagatagagaaaagaaaacgaacCATTACTTAATGCTTACTGCTGTCGACGGCGGAAAACCTCAAAGATCGGGAACTGTGAAAATTCATGTCTTAGTTCTTGATGCTAACGATAATGTCCCCGTGTTCAGCCAGTCGTCATACAAGACATCTGTTGTCGAAAATGCGGCGAAAGGTACTCTCGTCACAACAGTGAGCGCAACGGATGCTGATGAGTCAAGTCATAATATTCGATATTCTTTTGAGCATCCAAGTGCGAGTGTAAAAGCTTTATTCGCCATCGATTCTGAATCAGGTGAGGTTCGAGTAACAGGCGAAATAGATTATGAAAGATTCAAGCAATTTAAGATCAAAGTAACTGCTCAAGATCATGGAGGCTTCACCGATTCGAGTGAAATTTTGATTGATGTCATAGATGTAAACGATAATGCGCCAAAAATAACTATTATGTCGTTTTCTAGTGATCTACCCGAGAATGCAGGTATTGGCACAGTTGTTGCCATGATCAATGTCCAAGACCTTGACTCTGGCGACAATGGTAGGGTCACATGCTCTATAGATCGAAATCTTCCATTCAAAATAGAATCGTCCTTGACAAACGAGTACAATCTGATGACGGATTCAACActggacagagaacagacacaagaATATAATATAACAATTACTGCAGTGGATAGAGGCAGCCCTTCTCTTTCAAGTAAAGAGATTATAACCATAAAAATTTCAGATGTGAATGACCATGCACCTCAGTTCCAACAGCAAACTTATAACGCATATGTCCAGGAGAACAATTCCCCATCTGTCTCTATCATTTCTGTTAAAGCTGAGGATGCTGACTGGGGACCAAACGCAAGGGTATCTTATTTAATTAATGATGGTGAATTAAATGGAGCTCCTCTAACGTCATATGTCTCAATAAattcagacagtggagtcatttatgctgtgaaatcatttgattttgaacaaCTAAAATCATTCAAAGTACAAGTGAAAGCTCAAGATGGGGGCTCACCCCCTCTAAGCAGCAATacaacactgaatattttcatcCAGGACCAGAACGACAATGCACCTCAGATTCTATACCCTGTGCAGACAAGCAGCTCAGTGGTAGCTGAAATGGTGCCTCGTTCAGCAGATGTTGGCTACCTTGTCACTAAAGTTGtggctgttgatgtggactctggacagaatgcctggctctcctataaactacagaaagccacagacagggctctgtttgaagttggagcacagaatggagaaatcagaacagtgcgtcaggtcactgataaagatgctgtaaaacacagactcactgttgtgGTGGAAGATAATGGACAACCCTCTCGTTCAGCTACAGTCATTGTCAATGTTGCCGTGGCCGACAGTTTCCCTGAGGTCATCTCAGAGTTCACCAACTTTAACCATGACACAACATACAGTGACAATCTGaccttttatttaattttggctctggctgtggtttcagtactcttcattttctcactaattgccatcatttcagtcaaaatctaTAGATGGAGGCAGAACAGGTTATTTTATAAATCTGCACCAAATCTACCAGTGATTCCATATTACCCACCAGTCTATGCTGATGGTACTTTACAGCGCGTATATAATTATGAGATGTGTGGAACAACTGATTCCAGGATGAGTGACATCAAGTTTGTCAGGCcttacagtcagaacacactggTGAATGTGAGTCGTGCAggaactgtacagagagaaaagaaagatcaGGAGGAGGATGCTGATCTGTCCTTCGAG TTCTTTCCTGTCCCCTACACCATCATCTGTCGCGCACATAGCAACACGTCAGACTGA
- the LOC115828926 gene encoding protocadherin gamma-A11-like — translation MALTLSAHIATGQIRYSVPEEMTVGSFVGNIGTDLGLDPKRLVSGKARVFTAGGSEYVGLNREKGDLIVKQRIDREQLCGDLSACSISFNVILENPIELYRVNVDILDINDNSPVFPKGEIQLEISEGSPPGARFSLESAIDPDVGINTLQKYTLHPTDHFNLNIQSRTDGSKNVEMVLQTALDREKKTNHYLTLTAVDGGKPQRSGTVKIHVLVLDANDNVPVFSQSTYKTSVIENAAKGTLVTTVSATDADESSHNIQYYFEHPSASVKALFTIDSESGEVRLAGEIDYEKYKQFKIKVTAKDHGGLTDSSEILIDVIDVNDNTPKITIMSFSGALPEDAGLGTVVAIINVQDLDSGDNGRVTCSVDRTLPFKIESSLTNDYSLVTDSTLDREQTQEYNITITAVDGGSPSLSTKEVLTLKISDVNDHAPQFEQQIYTAFVFENNSPSSSIISVKAEDADWGPNARVSYFINDGDLNGHPLTSYVSINSDSGVIYAVKSFDFEQLKSFKIQVKAQDGGSPPLSSNTTLNIFIQDQNDNAPQILYPVQTSSSVVAEMVPRSADVGYLVTKVVAVDVDSGQNAWLSYKLQKATDRALFEVGAQNGEIRTVRQVTDKDAVKHRLTVVVEDNGQPSRSATVIVNVAVADSFPEVISELTNFNHDTTYSDNLTFYLILALVVVSVLFIFSLIAIISVKIYRWRQNRLFYKSAPNLPVIPYYPPVYADGTLQRVYNYEMCGTTDSRMSDIKFVRPYSQNTLVNVSRAGTVQREKKEQEEDADLSLEINTAH, via the exons ATGGCGTTAACACTGTCTGCTCATATAGCGACGGGACAGATCCGCTACTCTGTTCCCGAGGAAATGACTGTAGGATCTTTTGTTGGAAACATTGGCACGGACCTTGGGCTGGACCCGAAAAGACTGGTTTCGGGAAAAGCACGAGTTTTCACTGCTGGCGGCAGCGAATATGTTGGACTGAACAGGGAGAAAGGGGATTTGATCGTGAAACAAAGAATAGACCGTGAGCAGTTATGTGGGGATTTATCGGCATGCAGTATCAGCTTTAATGTTATACTAGAAAACCCGATAGAGCTTTATCGCGTTAATGTGGATATACTGGATATCAACGACAATAGCCCTGTATTTCCAAAGGGTGAAATACAACTGGAAATTAGTGAGGGATCCCCTCCTGGAGCACGCTTTTCGTTAGAGAGTGCGATTGATCCAGATGTTGGTATTAATACCTTACAGAAATATACCTTGCATCCAACTGATCATTTTAATCTAAACATTCAAAGCAGAACAGATGGCAGTAAGAATGTAGAGATGGTTCTTCAAACCGCTCTCGACCGAGAGAAGAAAACGAACCATTACTTAACGCTAACTGCTGTCGACGGTGGAAAACCTCAAAGATCAGGAACTGTGAAAATTCATGTTTTAGTTCTTGATGCTAATGATAACGTTCCCGTTTTCAGCCAGTCGACCTACAAGACATCTGTTATTGAAAATGCAGCGAAAGGGACCCTTGTCACAACAGTGAGCGCAACGGATGCGGATGAGTCAAGTCATAATATTCAGTATTATTTTGAACATCCAAGCGCGAGCGTAAAAGCTTTGTTTACAATCGATTCTGAATCAGGTGAGGTTCGGTTGGCAGGGGAAATAGATTACGAAAAATACAAGCAATTTAAAATTAAAGTAACTGCTAAAGATCATGGAGGCTTAACTGATTCAAGCGAAATTTTAATTGATGTCATCGATGTAAATGATAATACGCCCAAAATAACTATTATGTCGTTTTCTGGTGCTCTTCCCGAGGACGCAGGTCTTGGCACAGTTGTTGCCATAATCAATGTCCAAGATCTGGACTCTGGCGACAATGGCAGGGTCACCTGTTCTGTAGATCGGACTCTGCCCTTCAAAATAGAATCGTCGTTAACTAATGACTACAGTCTCGTGACAGATTCAACACTAGATAGAGAACAGACACAAGAATATAATATAACCATAACTGCAGTTGATGGAGGCAGTCCATCACTTTCAACTAAAGAGGTATTAACCTTAAAAATATCAGATGTCAATGACCATGCACCCCAATTCGAACAGCAAATTTATACTGCTTTTGTTTTCGAGAACAATTCCCCATCTTCCTCTATCATTTCTGTTAAAGCTGAAGATGCTGACTGGGGACCAAATGCCAGAGTGTCTTATTTCATTAATGATGGAGATTTAAACGGACACCCTCTAACATCATATGTGTCAATAAattcagacagtggagtcaTTTATGCTGTTaaatcatttgattttgaacaaCTAAAATCGTtcaaaatacaagtgaaagCTCAAGATGGGGGCTCACCTCCTCTAAGCAGCAATACAACACTTAATATTTTCATCCAAGACCAGAACGACAATGCACCTCAGATTCTATACCCTGTGCAGACAAGCAGCTCAGTGGTAGCTGAAATGGTGCCTCGCTCAGCAGATGTTGGCTACCTTGTCACTAAAGTTGtggctgttgatgtggactctggacagaatgcctggctctcctataaactacagaaagccacagacagggctctgtttgaagttggagcacagaatggagaaatcagaacagtgcgtcaggtcactgataaagatgctgtgaaacacagactcactgttgtgGTGGAAGATAATGGACAACCCTCTCGTTCAGCTACAGTCATTGTCAATGTTGCTGTGGCCGACAGTTTCCCTGAGGTCATCTCAGAGCTCACCAACTTTAACCATGACACAACATACAGTGAcaatctgactttttatttaattttggctCTGGTTGTGGTTTCAGTACTCTTCATCTTCTCACTAATTgccatcatttcagtcaaaatctaTAGATGGAGACAGAACAGGTTATTTTATAAATCTGCACCGAATCTACCAGTGATTCCATATTACCCACCAGTCTACGCCGATGGTACTTTACAGCGCGTGTATAATTATGAGATGTGTGGAACAACTGATTCCAGGATGAGTGACATCAAGTTTGTCAGGCcttacagtcagaacacactggTGAATGTGAGTCGTGCAggaactgtacagagagaaaagaaagaacaggaggaggatGCTGATCTGTCTTTAGAG ATCAACACAGCACACTGA